The following coding sequences lie in one Cannabis sativa cultivar Pink pepper isolate KNU-18-1 chromosome 5, ASM2916894v1, whole genome shotgun sequence genomic window:
- the LOC133038357 gene encoding uncharacterized protein LOC133038357: MAHPQENGQFEAINKTLKDTPKKRLEDAKGNRPEELPEVLWSYRTTEKMATGQTPFAMAYGYEAMLPVELEPPSHRRLTYNQESNHVLLAESLDEIEEKRTTTNFKLIAHQQKVARYFNKQVKAQKFFVGDMVLIRVFLNTKDNTQDECLVGISNIKQENMPTRHTQQIKE, from the coding sequence ATGGCACATCCCCAAGAAAATGGTCAATTTGAAGCGATCAACAAGACCCTGAAGGATACACCAAAGAAAAGACTCGAGGATGCTAAAGGAAATAGGCCGGAGGAGCTCCCTGAGGTTCTATGGTCGTACCGAACAACTGAAAAAATGGCAACTGGACAGACTCCATTTGCCATGGCATAtggatatgaagctatgctgcctgtAGAGCTCGaaccaccatcccacagaagattgacgtacaACCAAGAATCAAATCACGTACTCTTGgctgaatcacttgatgaaatcgaagagaaGCGAACCACAACAAACTTTAAGTTGatagcccatcaacaaaaagtagctcgataTTTCAATAAACAAGTGAAGGCTCAAAAATTCTTTGTGGGTGATATGGTCCTAATAAGAGTatttctaaacaccaaagacaacacacaagatgagtgtttggtcgggATATCGAACATTAAACAggaaaatatgccgaccaggcatactcaacagattaaagaatga
- the LOC115716204 gene encoding serine/threonine-protein kinase BSK7, with translation MGCKCSKLSTCCWDSEQNNPATEAPNAEPEEKNELDLPAFHEYTVEQLRVATSGFAAENIVSEHGEKAPNVVYKGKLENQRRIAVKRFNRSAWPDSRQFLEEARAVGQLRNQRLANLLGCCCEGDERLLVAEYLPNDTLAKHLFHWETQPMKWAMRLRVALHLAQALEYCTNKGRALYHDLNAYRVIFDDDGNPRLSCFGLMKNSRDGKSYSTNLAFTPPEYLRTGRVTPESVMYSFGTLLLDLLSGKHIPPSHALDLIRDRNLQMLTDSCLEGQFSNDEGTELVRLASRCLQYEPRERPNPKSLVTALDPLQKDTEVPSHELMGIPQNGAALPLSPLGEACVRMDLTAIHEILEKLGYKDDEGAATELSFQMWTNQMQETLNSKKKGDVAFRHKDFKAAIECYTVFIEGGTMVSPTVYARRSLSYLISEMPQEALNDAIQAQVISPVWHIASYLQAASLLAQGKENEAQVALKEGSVLESKKY, from the exons ATGGGCTGCAAGTGTTCCAAGCTCTCGACTTGTTGTTGGGATTCCGAGCAAAATAATCCAGCTACTGAGGCCCCAAATGCTG AACCTGAAGAGAAGAATGAACTTGATTTGCCTGCATTTCATGAATACACGGTCGAGCAACTTAGGGTGGCAACATCGGGATTTGCTGCGGAAAATATAGTTTCTGAACATGGTGAAAAAGCCCCAAATGTGGTTTATAAAGGGAAGCTTGAAAATCAGAGACGAATTGCTGTCAAAAGATTCAATAGATCAGCTTGGCCTGATTCCCGACAATTTTTG GAAGAAGCAAGAGCTGTTGGTCAGCTTCGGAACCAACGATTGGCTAATTTACTTGGGTGTTGCTGTGAAGGTGATGAGAGGTTACTTGTTGCTGAATATTTGCCCAATGATACATTAGCAAAGCATTTATTCCATT GGGAAACACAACCTATGAAGTGGGCAATGCGATTACGTGTAGCTTTACATCTTGCACAAGCTCTTGAATACTGTACCAATAAAGGGCGTGCACTTTATCATGATCTAAATGCTTATAGAGTCATCTTTGATGAT GATGGCAACCCAAGGCTTTCATGCTTTGGTCTGATGAAAAACAGTAGAGATGGGAAAAGTTACAGTACAAACTTGGCATTTACTCCTCCCGAGTATTTAAGGACAG GAAGAGTTACTCCAGAAAGTGTAATGTATAGTTTTGGCACTCTTTTGCTTGACCTTCTCAGCGGTAAACATATTCCTCCAAGCCAT GCCCTCGACCTAATACGCGACAGGAATCTTCAGATGCTAACAGATTCTTGTTTAGAAGGCCAGTTTTCAAATGATGAGGGAACAGAATTAGTACGTTTAGCTTCGCGTTGCCTACAATATGAACCCAGAGAACGTCCTAATCCGAAATCATTGGTTACTGCTCTAGATCCTCTTCAGAAGGACACTGAG GTTCCGTCGCATGAATTAATGGGGATCCCTCAGAATGGTGCTGCCTTACCTCTTTCACCACTTGGTGAAGCATGTGTTAGAATGGATTTGACAGCTATACATGAGATCCTAGAAAAGCTTGGATACAAGGATGATGAAGGTGCAGCAACTGAG CTTTCCTTCCAGATGTGGACCAACCAGATGCAGGAGACAttaaactcaaagaagaagggtGATGTGGCTTTTCGGCATAAAGATTTTAAAGCTGCCATTGAGTGCTACACCGTG TTCATAGAGGGTGGAACTATGGTATCTCCAACAGTTTATGCACGGCGTAGCTTGTCTTATCTCATAAGTGAAATGCCACAAGAAGCCTTGAATGATGCAATTCAAGCCCAAGTAATTTCTCCAGTTTGGCATATTGCATCCTACTTGCAAGCTGCATCGCTTTTGGCTCAAGGAAAGGAAAATGAGGCACAAGTAGCCCTCAAAGAGGGTTCTGTCCTCGaaagtaaaaaatattaa